One Paracidovorax avenae ATCC 19860 genomic region harbors:
- the ftsA gene encoding cell division protein FtsA codes for MAREYKDVVVGLDIGTAKVMAVVAEVLPGGDLKLAGLGVAPSNGLKRGVVVNIDATVQSIQQALKEAELMADCKIQRVYTGITGSHIRGLNSSGMVAVKDKEVTPADVARVVETAKAINISSDQRLLLVEPQEFVIDGQDVREPIGMSGIRLEAKIHIVTGAQSAAENIIKCVRRCGLEVEQLMLNPLASSQAVLTDDERELGVAVVDVGAGTTDVAIFTGGAIRHTAVIPIAGDLITSDIAMALRTPTKDAEDIKVESGYAKQLLADPEAQVEVPGLGDRSPRMLSKQALAGVIEPRVEEIFSLVQQVIRESGYEEVLSSGIVLTGGSAIMPGMVELGEDIFLKPVRRGIPKYSSALSDMVAQPRAATVMGLLEEARQARLRGFKVAQKSGSVKTAFGRFKDFIIGNF; via the coding sequence ATGGCACGAGAATACAAAGACGTGGTGGTGGGGCTGGACATCGGGACGGCCAAGGTGATGGCCGTCGTGGCCGAGGTGCTCCCGGGCGGCGACCTGAAGCTGGCCGGCCTGGGCGTGGCCCCGAGCAACGGGCTCAAGCGCGGCGTGGTCGTCAACATCGATGCCACGGTGCAGAGCATCCAGCAGGCGCTGAAGGAGGCCGAGCTGATGGCCGACTGCAAGATCCAGCGCGTCTATACGGGCATCACCGGCAGCCACATCCGGGGCCTCAACTCCAGCGGCATGGTGGCCGTCAAGGACAAGGAAGTCACCCCTGCCGACGTGGCGCGCGTGGTCGAGACCGCCAAGGCCATCAATATCTCCAGCGACCAGCGCCTGCTGCTGGTGGAGCCGCAGGAGTTCGTGATCGACGGGCAGGACGTGCGCGAGCCCATCGGCATGAGCGGCATCCGCCTGGAGGCCAAGATCCACATCGTGACCGGCGCCCAGAGCGCGGCCGAGAACATCATCAAGTGCGTGCGCCGCTGCGGCCTGGAGGTGGAGCAGCTCATGCTGAACCCGCTCGCCTCCAGCCAGGCCGTGCTGACCGACGACGAGCGCGAGCTCGGTGTGGCCGTGGTGGACGTGGGCGCCGGTACGACCGACGTGGCCATCTTCACGGGCGGGGCCATCCGCCACACCGCCGTGATCCCGATCGCCGGCGACCTGATCACCAGCGACATCGCCATGGCGCTGCGCACACCCACCAAGGATGCCGAGGACATCAAGGTCGAGAGCGGCTACGCCAAGCAGCTGCTGGCCGACCCCGAGGCGCAGGTGGAAGTGCCGGGCCTGGGCGACCGCAGCCCGCGCATGCTGTCCAAGCAGGCGCTCGCCGGCGTGATCGAGCCGCGCGTGGAGGAGATCTTCTCGCTCGTGCAGCAGGTGATCCGCGAGTCGGGCTACGAGGAGGTGCTCTCCTCGGGCATCGTGCTCACGGGCGGCAGCGCCATCATGCCGGGCATGGTGGAACTGGGCGAGGACATCTTCCTCAAGCCCGTGCGCCGCGGCATTCCGAAGTATTCCAGCGCGTTGTCCGACATGGTGGCCCAGCCCCGTGCTGCTACCGTCATGGGTTTGCTCGAAGAGGCGAGGCAGGCTCGCCTGCGCGGCTTCAAGGTGGCCCAGAAGAGCGGCTCGGTGAAAACGGCCTTCGGACGGTTCAAGGACTTCATCATCGGGAACTTCTGA
- the ftsZ gene encoding cell division protein FtsZ: protein MTIEMIEAEEFNQGTQIKVIGVGGGGGNAVEHMISRQVQGVEFVCANTDAQALTRSSAHRVIQLGHSGLGAGSKPEKAREAAEAAQEDIRQAIQGAHMLFITAGMGGGTGTGAAPVIARVAKEMGILTVGVVTKPFDWEGGRRMQNADNGLAELEANVDSLIVVLNEKLLEVLGDDITQDEAFAHANDVLKNAVGGIAEIINEYGHVNVDFEDVRTVMGEPGKAMMGTATASGPDRARIAAEQAVACPLLEGIDLSGAKGVLVLVTAAKGSLKLSESRLAMSTINAYASPDAHVIYGAAYDDSLGDDIRVTVVATGLSRANARRQPISVVQGGLRTGTDNIAYQMPIAGAAVGSAGGLVGGSASQADYGNMSVPSVWRTNRTQAAARVDALSSGGMDDLEIPAFLRKQAD from the coding sequence ATGACCATCGAAATGATCGAAGCCGAAGAATTCAACCAGGGCACGCAGATCAAGGTGATCGGTGTCGGCGGCGGCGGCGGCAATGCCGTCGAGCACATGATCTCGCGCCAGGTGCAGGGCGTGGAGTTCGTGTGCGCCAATACCGATGCGCAGGCGCTCACCCGCAGCAGCGCGCACCGCGTCATCCAGCTCGGCCACAGCGGCCTGGGCGCCGGCAGCAAGCCCGAGAAGGCCCGCGAGGCCGCCGAGGCCGCGCAGGAGGACATCCGCCAGGCCATCCAGGGCGCGCACATGCTCTTCATCACCGCCGGCATGGGCGGCGGCACCGGCACCGGCGCCGCACCCGTGATCGCGCGCGTGGCCAAGGAGATGGGCATCCTCACCGTGGGCGTGGTCACCAAGCCCTTCGACTGGGAAGGCGGCCGCCGCATGCAGAACGCCGACAACGGCCTGGCCGAACTCGAAGCCAACGTCGATTCGCTGATCGTCGTGCTCAACGAGAAGCTGCTGGAAGTGCTGGGCGACGACATCACCCAGGACGAAGCCTTCGCGCACGCCAACGACGTGCTGAAGAACGCCGTGGGCGGCATCGCCGAGATCATCAACGAGTATGGCCACGTCAACGTGGACTTCGAGGACGTGCGCACCGTGATGGGCGAGCCCGGCAAGGCCATGATGGGCACGGCCACCGCCAGCGGCCCCGACCGCGCGCGCATCGCCGCCGAGCAGGCCGTGGCCTGCCCGCTGCTGGAAGGCATCGACCTCTCCGGCGCCAAGGGCGTGCTGGTGCTGGTCACGGCCGCCAAGGGCAGCCTCAAGCTGTCCGAGTCGCGCCTGGCGATGAGCACGATCAACGCCTACGCCTCGCCCGATGCCCACGTCATCTACGGCGCGGCCTACGACGACAGCCTGGGCGACGACATCCGCGTCACCGTGGTGGCGACGGGCCTGTCGCGCGCCAACGCGCGCCGCCAGCCGATCTCCGTGGTGCAGGGCGGCCTGCGCACCGGCACCGACAACATCGCCTACCAGATGCCCATCGCGGGCGCTGCCGTGGGTTCGGCCGGTGGCCTGGTGGGTGGTTCGGCATCGCAGGCCGACTACGGCAACATGTCGGTGCCCAGCGTCTGGCGCACCAACCGCACGCAGGCCGCGGCCCGCGTCGATGCACTGTCCTCGGGCGGCATGGACGACCTGGAGATCCCGGCCTTCCTGCGCAAGCAGGCAGACTGA
- the lpxC gene encoding UDP-3-O-acyl-N-acetylglucosamine deacetylase — protein MLQQRTIKTLTRAVGVGLHSGQRVELTLRPAAPDTGIVFRRIDLPEPVDIPIRAESVVDTRMASTIGVGGAKVHTVEHLMSACAGLGLDNLYIDITAEEVPILDGSSASFVFLLQSAGVVLQNAPKKFIRVTRPVEVREGEGQQLKWARLEPYHGYKLRFEIDFAHPAVDSTGQSVEFDLGAGNYTRDIARARTFGFTKDVEMMRASGLALGGGLDNAIVMDDYKVLNADGLRYDDEFVKHKILDAIGDLYIVGRPLLAAYSAFRSGHAMNNRLLRELLAHEDAWEIATFESERQAPTGFAAPVQAW, from the coding sequence ATGCTCCAGCAACGCACGATCAAGACCCTCACCCGCGCCGTCGGCGTGGGCCTGCACAGTGGCCAGCGGGTCGAGCTCACGTTGCGTCCCGCCGCGCCGGACACGGGCATCGTGTTCCGCCGCATCGACCTGCCCGAACCCGTGGACATCCCGATCCGGGCCGAATCCGTCGTGGATACGCGCATGGCGTCCACCATCGGCGTGGGCGGCGCCAAGGTGCACACGGTCGAGCACCTCATGTCGGCCTGCGCAGGCCTGGGGCTGGACAATCTCTATATCGACATCACGGCCGAGGAAGTGCCCATCCTCGACGGCTCGTCGGCCTCCTTCGTGTTCCTGCTGCAGAGCGCCGGCGTGGTGCTGCAGAACGCGCCCAAGAAATTCATCCGCGTCACGCGCCCCGTCGAGGTGCGCGAGGGCGAGGGCCAGCAGCTCAAGTGGGCGCGGCTCGAGCCCTACCACGGCTACAAGCTGCGCTTCGAGATCGACTTCGCCCACCCGGCCGTGGATTCCACCGGCCAGAGCGTGGAGTTCGACCTCGGCGCGGGCAACTACACGCGCGACATCGCGCGTGCGCGCACCTTCGGCTTCACGAAGGACGTGGAGATGATGCGCGCGAGCGGCCTGGCCCTGGGCGGCGGGCTCGACAACGCCATCGTCATGGACGACTACAAGGTGCTCAATGCCGACGGCCTGCGCTATGACGACGAGTTCGTGAAGCACAAGATCCTCGACGCCATCGGCGACCTCTACATCGTCGGCCGGCCGCTGCTGGCGGCCTACAGCGCGTTCCGCTCGGGCCACGCGATGAACAACCGGCTGCTGCGCGAACTGCTGGCCCACGAGGACGCCTGGGAGATCGCCACGTTCGAGAGCGAACGGCAGGCGCCCACCGGGTTCGCCGCGCCCGTGCAGGCCTGGTGA
- the thiC gene encoding phosphomethylpyrimidine synthase ThiC, translating into MNAPDKFAQLLSLTREPFPASTKNYLTGSRPDLRVPVRDIALTNGEQVSVYDTSGPYTDPTADIDVRRGLASVRGAWIEGRGDTERYEGRKPQALDDGSKSDDAVRLAALRAESAALQRTPLRARSGANVTQMHYARKGIVTPEMEYVALRENGRREWMALYQQDAAREQRLAGNAMGASIPKIITPEFVRDEVARGRAIIPANINHPEVEPMAIGRNFKVKINANIGNSAVTSSIEEEVEKLVWAIRWGADNVMDLSTGKNIHTTRDWIVRNSPVPIGTVPIYQALEKVGGIAEDLTWEIFRDTLIEQAEQGVDYFTIHAGVRLAFIHLTAQRRTGIVSRGGSIMAKWCMAHHRESFLYEHFEDICDIMKQYDVSFSLGDGLRPGCASDANDEAQFAELRTLGELTQIAWKHDVQTMIEGPGHVPMHMIQANMTEQLKTCHEAPFYTLGPLTIDIAPGYDHIASAIGAAMIGWMGTAMLCYVTPKEHLGLPDRDDVKQGIIAYKIAAHAADVAKGHPGARARDDALSQARFDFRWQDQFNLGLDPETAQQYHDETLPKDSAKVAHFCSMCGPKFCSMKITQEVREFAARGMQEKAQEFRGTGGELYVPIQPV; encoded by the coding sequence ATGAACGCCCCCGACAAGTTCGCCCAGCTGCTCTCGCTGACCCGTGAACCCTTTCCCGCCTCCACCAAGAACTATCTGACCGGCAGCCGCCCCGACCTGCGCGTGCCCGTGCGCGACATCGCGCTCACCAACGGCGAGCAGGTCAGCGTCTATGACACGTCCGGCCCCTACACCGACCCCACGGCGGACATCGATGTGCGGCGGGGCCTCGCCAGCGTGCGCGGCGCCTGGATCGAGGGCCGCGGCGACACCGAGCGCTACGAAGGCCGCAAGCCGCAGGCGCTGGATGACGGCAGCAAGTCCGACGACGCCGTCCGCCTCGCGGCCCTGCGCGCCGAGTCTGCCGCTCTGCAGCGCACGCCCCTGCGCGCCAGAAGCGGCGCCAACGTGACGCAGATGCACTACGCCAGGAAGGGCATCGTCACGCCCGAGATGGAGTACGTGGCCCTGCGCGAGAACGGCCGCCGCGAATGGATGGCGCTCTACCAGCAGGACGCGGCTCGCGAGCAGCGCCTGGCCGGCAACGCGATGGGCGCGAGCATCCCGAAGATCATCACGCCGGAGTTCGTGCGCGACGAGGTGGCGCGCGGCCGGGCCATCATCCCGGCCAACATCAACCACCCCGAGGTCGAGCCCATGGCCATCGGGCGCAACTTCAAGGTCAAGATCAACGCCAACATCGGCAACTCGGCCGTCACCTCCAGCATCGAGGAAGAGGTCGAAAAACTGGTCTGGGCGATCCGCTGGGGCGCGGACAACGTGATGGACCTCTCCACGGGCAAGAACATCCACACCACGCGCGACTGGATCGTGCGCAACAGCCCTGTGCCCATCGGCACCGTGCCCATCTACCAGGCGCTGGAGAAGGTGGGCGGCATCGCCGAGGACCTGACCTGGGAGATCTTCCGCGACACGCTGATCGAGCAGGCGGAGCAGGGCGTGGACTACTTCACCATCCATGCGGGCGTGCGCCTGGCCTTCATCCACCTCACGGCCCAGCGGCGCACCGGCATCGTCTCGCGCGGCGGATCCATCATGGCCAAGTGGTGCATGGCGCACCACCGCGAGAGCTTCCTCTACGAGCACTTCGAGGACATCTGCGACATCATGAAGCAGTACGATGTGTCCTTCAGCCTTGGCGACGGCCTGCGGCCCGGCTGCGCGTCCGACGCCAACGACGAGGCGCAGTTCGCCGAGCTGCGCACGCTGGGCGAGCTGACGCAGATCGCATGGAAGCACGACGTGCAGACCATGATCGAAGGCCCCGGCCACGTGCCCATGCACATGATCCAGGCCAACATGACCGAGCAGCTCAAGACCTGCCACGAGGCGCCGTTCTACACGCTCGGGCCGCTGACCATCGACATCGCCCCCGGCTACGACCACATCGCCAGCGCCATCGGCGCGGCCATGATCGGCTGGATGGGCACGGCCATGCTGTGCTACGTGACGCCCAAGGAGCATCTGGGCCTGCCCGACCGCGACGATGTGAAGCAGGGGATCATCGCGTACAAGATCGCGGCCCATGCGGCCGACGTGGCCAAAGGCCATCCGGGCGCCCGCGCGCGCGACGATGCGCTCAGCCAGGCGCGATTCGACTTCCGCTGGCAGGACCAGTTCAACCTGGGCCTGGATCCGGAAACCGCGCAGCAATACCACGACGAGACCCTGCCGAAGGACTCGGCCAAGGTGGCGCACTTCTGCTCGATGTGCGGCCCGAAGTTCTGCTCGATGAAGATCACGCAGGAAGTGCGCGAATTCGCGGCCCGGGGCATGCAGGAAAAGGCCCAGGAGTTCCGCGGCACGGGCGGGGAGCTGTACGTGCCGATCCAGCCGGTGTGA
- a CDS encoding methyl-accepting chemotaxis protein encodes MLGAFLAVLALNGIGSAIGVVSLQRIGASASAMVDRRVATERLVADAHRLQAINAERYKAVALSSEPEVGDILGADIARTQQQYDSLLAQLAERLQGTEDAERIVALRSAGKDFSQACAELVAARDSGLTERIRKVYGDRFVPAATRLLASLDGLSQSQRQAIDAGAAEVSGLGAAGRWALLAFGVLSLAAGTLLALWLVRSITRPIAQAGATADRVAGLDLRQEIRGHGRDEAGHMLESLAVMQAALRGLVRRMQSLGQAIHSASSEIAGGNAELSSRTEETAARLQETAAALEHITLRVAGAADSAQRTESLATGAAQVAREGSGVVGQVEQTMEQIAASSRRIADITGVIDSIAFQTNILALNAAVESARAGEQGRGFAVVAAEVRSLANRSAEAAREIKGLIQASVQQVQDGAGLARQAGQTMRRVVSTVEDTARTMGEIRSHAQSQNEDIAAIHAAMARLDEMTQQNAALVEESAAATESLRLQTHDLAQLVGQFVLPAQEPALAAAPARSALPPARPQRLLATAG; translated from the coding sequence CTGCTGGGCGCTTTTCTTGCCGTGCTGGCGCTCAACGGCATCGGTTCGGCCATCGGCGTTGTCTCCCTGCAACGCATCGGCGCCTCCGCGAGCGCCATGGTGGACCGCCGGGTCGCCACCGAACGGCTGGTGGCCGACGCGCACCGGCTGCAGGCCATCAATGCGGAGCGCTACAAGGCCGTGGCCCTCAGCTCCGAGCCCGAGGTGGGCGACATCCTGGGGGCCGATATCGCGCGCACCCAGCAGCAGTACGACAGCCTCCTGGCACAGCTCGCGGAGCGCCTGCAGGGCACCGAGGACGCGGAGCGGATCGTGGCCCTGCGCTCGGCGGGCAAGGATTTCAGCCAGGCCTGCGCCGAACTGGTCGCAGCCCGGGATTCCGGCCTCACGGAGCGCATCCGCAAGGTCTACGGCGACCGCTTCGTGCCCGCGGCCACGCGCCTGCTCGCCTCGCTGGACGGCCTGTCGCAATCGCAGCGCCAGGCCATCGACGCCGGCGCGGCCGAGGTGTCCGGGCTGGGCGCCGCGGGCCGCTGGGCGCTGCTGGCGTTCGGCGTGCTGTCGCTGGCGGCCGGCACGCTGCTGGCGCTGTGGCTGGTGCGCAGCATCACCCGGCCGATCGCCCAGGCCGGCGCCACGGCGGACCGGGTGGCGGGGCTGGACCTGCGCCAGGAGATCCGGGGCCACGGGCGGGACGAGGCCGGCCACATGCTCGAATCGCTGGCCGTGATGCAGGCGGCGCTGCGCGGGCTCGTGCGCAGGATGCAGTCCCTCGGGCAGGCGATCCACTCGGCCTCGTCGGAGATCGCCGGCGGCAATGCCGAGCTGTCCAGCCGAACGGAGGAAACCGCCGCGCGGCTGCAGGAGACCGCAGCGGCGCTGGAGCACATCACCCTCCGGGTGGCCGGCGCCGCCGATTCGGCGCAACGCACCGAATCCCTGGCGACCGGGGCGGCCCAGGTGGCGCGCGAAGGCAGCGGCGTGGTGGGCCAGGTGGAGCAGACCATGGAACAGATCGCAGCCAGTTCGCGCCGCATCGCGGACATCACCGGCGTGATCGACTCCATCGCCTTCCAGACCAATATCCTGGCGCTGAACGCGGCGGTGGAATCGGCGCGGGCCGGCGAGCAGGGCCGCGGCTTCGCGGTGGTGGCGGCCGAGGTGCGCAGCCTGGCCAACCGCTCGGCCGAAGCCGCGCGCGAAATCAAGGGCCTCATCCAGGCCTCGGTGCAGCAGGTGCAGGACGGCGCCGGGCTGGCCCGGCAGGCCGGCCAGACCATGCGCCGCGTGGTCTCGACCGTGGAGGACACGGCCCGCACGATGGGCGAGATCCGCAGCCATGCACAGTCGCAGAACGAGGACATCGCCGCCATCCACGCGGCCATGGCACGGCTCGACGAGATGACACAGCAGAACGCCGCGCTGGTGGAGGAATCGGCCGCCGCCACCGAAAGCCTGCGCCTGCAGACCCACGACCTGGCCCAGCTCGTGGGCCAGTTCGTGCTGCCTGCGCAGGAGCCGGCCCTGGCCGCAGCGCCGGCACGCAGCGCGCTGCCGCCTGCGCGCCCGCAGCGCCTGCTCGCCACGGCGGGCTGA
- a CDS encoding methyl-accepting chemotaxis protein codes for MNTLGRLSIRTRLYFGTIFSLVLLVVIGGLGYLALDRTRDTLQVLFSQRVQTLTDMADLRTTLGTLRRTEKDIILNFNNSVEVASQREAWSKTLAALRKSLSAVRQVQAGDAAFVGSIDKALAEIQQYEAGISPIFEQIERAQLDGAGGAAYADRLKSHMEATDQILASLAQSARENMEEARQGVDARTATMSAVIGGGLVLALAVLIPLTFFSVRSITSSLAQARLLAERIAGGDLSHEVRPAQMDEVGQLVVAMGRMQEALRGLVRQVQEASGNISTASTEIASGNHDLSQRTEQTAANLEETASSMEMLAGTVQQSTQSARQASDFASTAAQVAARGGSVVSQVVDTMGQITDSSRRIADITGVIDSIAFQTNILALNAAVEAARAGEQGRGFAVVAAEVRTLAQRSASAAKEIKELIGSSVERVESGSRLVGQAGATMTEIVDSVRRVSEMISEITASSAEQSDNIGQISQSVSQLDQMTQQNAALVEQSTAASESLRDQAVQLMGAVRRFRLDDDGTVVEPALQAPLPPGSAPLVPRPQAAALPEPVRGPVAGFVRHEPAA; via the coding sequence ATGAATACTCTGGGACGCCTGTCGATCCGCACGCGCCTTTACTTCGGCACGATCTTTTCCCTGGTGCTGCTTGTCGTGATCGGAGGGCTGGGATACCTCGCCCTCGACCGCACGCGCGACACGCTGCAGGTGCTTTTTTCCCAGCGGGTGCAGACCCTGACCGACATGGCCGACCTGCGCACGACGCTGGGCACGCTGCGCCGGACCGAGAAGGACATCATCCTCAATTTCAACAACTCGGTCGAAGTGGCTTCGCAGAGGGAGGCCTGGAGCAAGACCCTGGCCGCGCTGCGCAAGAGCCTCTCGGCCGTGCGCCAGGTGCAGGCAGGCGATGCGGCCTTCGTCGGCTCCATCGACAAGGCACTGGCCGAGATCCAGCAGTACGAGGCCGGCATCTCCCCGATCTTCGAGCAGATCGAGCGGGCCCAGCTCGACGGGGCCGGCGGTGCCGCCTATGCCGACCGCCTGAAGAGCCACATGGAGGCCACCGACCAGATCCTCGCGAGCCTCGCGCAGAGCGCACGCGAGAACATGGAAGAAGCGCGGCAGGGCGTGGACGCGCGCACCGCCACCATGTCCGCGGTGATCGGCGGCGGGCTGGTGCTGGCGCTGGCGGTGCTGATCCCGCTCACCTTCTTCAGCGTGCGCTCCATCACCAGTTCCCTGGCGCAGGCCCGGCTCCTGGCCGAGCGCATTGCCGGCGGGGACCTGTCGCATGAAGTCCGGCCCGCCCAGATGGACGAGGTCGGCCAGCTCGTCGTGGCCATGGGCCGCATGCAGGAGGCATTGCGCGGCCTGGTGCGGCAGGTGCAGGAGGCGTCGGGCAACATCTCGACGGCCAGCACGGAGATCGCCTCGGGCAACCACGACCTGAGCCAGCGCACCGAGCAGACCGCCGCCAACCTGGAGGAAACGGCCTCGTCCATGGAAATGCTCGCCGGCACGGTGCAGCAGAGCACCCAGTCCGCACGCCAGGCCAGCGACTTCGCGTCCACCGCGGCCCAGGTGGCGGCCAGGGGCGGCAGCGTGGTCTCGCAGGTCGTGGACACCATGGGCCAGATCACCGACAGCTCGCGCAGGATCGCCGACATCACCGGCGTGATCGATTCCATCGCCTTCCAGACCAACATCCTGGCGCTGAACGCCGCCGTCGAGGCGGCCCGCGCGGGCGAACAGGGTCGCGGCTTCGCGGTGGTCGCGGCCGAGGTGCGCACGCTGGCCCAGCGCTCCGCCTCGGCGGCCAAGGAGATCAAGGAGCTCATCGGCTCCTCGGTGGAGCGCGTGGAGAGCGGCTCGCGGCTCGTGGGCCAGGCCGGGGCGACCATGACCGAGATCGTGGACAGCGTGCGCCGCGTCTCCGAAATGATCTCCGAGATCACCGCCTCGTCGGCCGAGCAGAGCGACAACATCGGCCAGATCAGCCAGTCCGTGAGCCAGCTCGACCAGATGACCCAGCAGAACGCCGCGCTGGTCGAACAGTCCACGGCCGCATCGGAGTCGCTGCGCGATCAGGCCGTACAGCTGATGGGTGCCGTGCGCCGCTTCCGCCTCGACGACGACGGCACGGTGGTGGAACCCGCCCTGCAGGCACCTCTGCCGCCCGGCAGCGCCCCCCTGGTGCCCCGGCCCCAGGCCGCCGCCCTGCCCGAACCCGTGCGCGGACCGGTGGCCGGCTTCGTGCGCCACGAGCCCGCCGCCTGA
- a CDS encoding RcnB family protein, with the protein MIRTDSSCADAPGSGALNHFRSAGLALFLGLSSLGAQAQPYDGIPGREYEHGPGHRRGGPGHGPHGHHAGPRHAPPPPPQWHHAGPPRHHPGPPPHARAHGRRGAGPHHDWYRGSRVPPMYRSHHYVVQDWRMHHLAPPPRGYHWVQNGPDYLLISVGSGVVAQIVFR; encoded by the coding sequence ATGATCCGTACAGACTCCTCTTGCGCCGATGCACCCGGCTCCGGCGCGCTGAACCACTTCCGCTCCGCCGGCCTGGCCCTGTTCCTCGGCCTGTCCTCCCTGGGCGCGCAGGCGCAGCCCTACGACGGCATCCCGGGCCGCGAATACGAGCACGGTCCCGGACACCGCCGGGGCGGCCCGGGCCACGGCCCCCACGGTCACCATGCCGGCCCGCGCCATGCACCGCCACCCCCGCCGCAATGGCACCATGCCGGTCCTCCGCGCCACCATCCCGGCCCTCCGCCGCATGCCCGTGCCCATGGCCGCCGTGGTGCAGGCCCGCACCACGACTGGTACCGCGGCAGCCGCGTGCCGCCGATGTACCGTTCGCACCACTACGTGGTGCAGGACTGGCGCATGCACCACCTGGCGCCCCCGCCGCGCGGCTACCACTGGGTGCAGAACGGCCCCGACTACCTGCTGATCTCGGTCGGCTCCGGCGTCGTCGCGCAGATCGTCTTCCGGTAG
- the ruvC gene encoding crossover junction endodeoxyribonuclease RuvC translates to MRILGIDPGLQTTGFGVVDVDGHHLSYVASGTIRTTGAALGDLPGRLKILFDGITEVAARYQPDAATVEIVFVNVNPQSTLLLGQARGACVTALVASQLPVAEYTALQMKKAVVGHGRAAKSQVQEMVRRLLQLPGLPGSDAADALGLAITHAHAGAAMGRLAEATTLNRRQHAMYRSGRTL, encoded by the coding sequence ATGAGAATCCTGGGCATCGACCCCGGCCTGCAGACCACCGGCTTCGGCGTGGTGGACGTGGACGGCCACCACCTGAGCTACGTGGCCAGCGGCACGATCCGCACCACGGGTGCCGCCCTGGGCGACCTGCCGGGCCGCCTGAAGATCCTGTTCGACGGCATCACCGAAGTGGCCGCCCGCTACCAGCCCGACGCGGCCACGGTCGAGATCGTCTTCGTGAACGTGAACCCCCAGTCCACCCTGCTGCTCGGCCAGGCGCGGGGCGCCTGCGTGACTGCCCTGGTGGCCAGCCAGCTGCCCGTGGCTGAGTACACCGCGCTGCAGATGAAGAAGGCCGTCGTGGGCCACGGCCGCGCGGCCAAATCCCAGGTGCAGGAAATGGTGCGCCGGCTGCTGCAGCTGCCCGGCCTGCCGGGCAGCGATGCCGCCGACGCGCTCGGCCTGGCCATTACCCACGCCCATGCCGGGGCGGCGATGGGCCGGCTGGCGGAAGCCACGACGCTCAACCGCCGCCAGCACGCGATGTACCGGAGCGGACGGACGCTCTGA
- a CDS encoding phosphatidate cytidylyltransferase, which produces MMDFLRHLTTTQQIGALFVAMFGLLSLVTLYAFFQTLREARGPGPEDQAAHEVHQQEWRRFWSLLKTSWIMATVFWVGWALGDTVATVLFAIVAFLALREFITLSPTRRGDHRSLALAFFIVLPLQFAIVGMRKFDLLTVFIPVYVFLALPVASALANDPERFLERNAKLQWGIMVCVYGMSHVPALLLLDFPNYEGRGAFLVFFLVAVVQTSVIAQHLLGRRFPHRPVAPLVSQSFQWLSWTVGVAVGGLAGVALSFITPFKAGQALGMALLACLAGTLGHLVMKALKRDRGVTSWGLQGQSTTGAGGLLDRVDALCFAGPVFFHSARWYFGL; this is translated from the coding sequence ATGATGGACTTCCTGCGCCACCTCACTACCACGCAGCAGATCGGCGCGCTGTTCGTGGCCATGTTCGGGCTGCTGTCGCTGGTGACGCTCTACGCGTTCTTCCAGACCCTGCGCGAGGCGCGCGGGCCCGGCCCCGAAGACCAGGCCGCGCACGAGGTGCACCAGCAGGAGTGGCGCCGCTTCTGGAGCCTGCTGAAGACGTCGTGGATCATGGCGACGGTGTTCTGGGTGGGCTGGGCCCTGGGCGATACCGTTGCCACGGTGCTCTTCGCCATCGTCGCCTTCCTGGCGCTGCGCGAGTTCATCACGCTCTCGCCCACGCGGCGGGGCGACCACCGCAGCCTCGCGCTGGCGTTCTTCATCGTGCTGCCGCTGCAGTTCGCCATCGTGGGAATGCGCAAGTTCGACCTGCTGACGGTGTTCATTCCGGTCTATGTCTTCCTCGCGCTGCCGGTGGCGAGCGCGCTGGCCAACGACCCGGAACGCTTCCTGGAGCGCAACGCCAAGCTGCAGTGGGGCATCATGGTCTGCGTGTACGGCATGAGCCACGTGCCCGCGCTGCTGCTGCTCGATTTCCCGAACTACGAGGGGCGCGGCGCCTTCCTGGTCTTCTTCCTCGTGGCCGTGGTGCAGACCAGCGTCATCGCGCAGCACCTGCTGGGCCGGCGCTTCCCGCACCGCCCCGTCGCCCCGCTGGTGAGCCAGAGCTTCCAGTGGCTGAGCTGGACCGTCGGCGTCGCGGTGGGTGGCCTGGCGGGCGTGGCGCTGTCGTTCATCACCCCCTTCAAGGCGGGGCAGGCGCTGGGCATGGCGCTGCTGGCCTGCCTGGCCGGCACGCTCGGCCACCTCGTGATGAAGGCGCTCAAGCGCGACCGCGGCGTGACGAGCTGGGGCCTGCAGGGCCAGTCCACCACCGGGGCCGGCGGCCTGCTGGACCGCGTGGACGCGCTGTGCTTCGCGGGCCCCGTGTTCTTCCATTCGGCCCGCTGGTACTTCGGCCTCTGA